The following DNA comes from Paenibacillus antri.
CGCCAGCTTCTCCTTGATGGCCGCAGCCACCGCGTTCCCGTCCAAGATCAACGGTTGTTCTCTCATTCGATCCCATCCCTTCGAAGGTGTAAGAAAACAGAAAGAGGCAAGGGGTTTCCCCCTTACCTCTGCCCAGGCGTTCGGCCGTTGTCGCCATGCGCTCCCCCGTGGTATCCACGTTACGCCAGTTACGCATGCCCTTAAGTTTCCTATATTATAGTTCGAGATTCCCGCCGAAGCAACGACCGTTTTATTCCGGTGCGTCCTTCACCCGTTCGACCTTCTCCGCGTCTTCGACTCCGATCGTGACGCTCCATTGATCGAGCGCCGCGTCGTACTCGGCTTGGCGAACGACCGGGACCGCCGCGGATTCGTAAGCCCGCAGCGCTTCCCGCACCGCGTCCGCCTCCGATAAATCCGCGCCGGACGGCTTCGGGCTGAGGACGATCGTCGCGCGATCGGCTTTCGCCCGCGCCGGGTACGATTCTTGCGATTCGCCGTACCACACCTGCACCCTCTGACCGACCTTCGCCTTCCTCGGCGCCGAGGAAAACCAGATCGCCGAGCGATCCGCCGCGACGACCAACATACGATCGTCCTGCTTCTTCACGACATACCCTTCGATCCCTGGAGGCGGCCCGACGGCTCGATCCTCGAACGTCCCCCGGCACCCCGCGATCGTCGCGGCCGACAACAACGACAGCGCCAAAATCCAAACCGACGTACGGCGAAACGCGCTCATCCCATCCCTCTTTCCAAGGCTACCGATATACCCCTAGACGATCTTTTCGGGAAAAGGGTTGCGTTCCGCTCGAAGGTTTACCGCCGCCGAATGAGTTGTTCCCGCCGGGGACCGACGGATACGTACGAAACCGGAACGCCGATCGACGACTCGACGAATTCGACGTACCGCCTTGCCGCGGGCGGAAGCGCCTCGAACGTTCGGCAGTCTGCGATGTCGCAAAGCCAACCGTCGAGCGTCTCGAGCACCGGAGCGGCCTTCTCCAACGCTCCGGTCGTCGGGAAGCGCCCGACGACGCGGCCGTCTTCCAGGCGATACGCCGTGCATACCGGGAGGCGGTCCAAGTACCCGAGCACGTCGAGGTTCGTCAGCGCGACCTCGGTCGCCCCTTGCAGCCGGCATCCGTACCGCGTCGCGACGGCGTCGAACCAGCCGACGCGCCTCGGGCGGCCCGTCACCGCCCCGTATTCCCCCGCGTCGCCGCCGCGGCGGCGGAGCTCCTCGGCGGCGGAGCCGCTCAGCTCGGTCGCGAACGGGCCGGCGCCGACGCAGCTCGAGTATGCCTTCGTAACGGCGAGTACGTTCGCGATGCTTCCCGCCGGCAGCCCCGCTCCGACGGACGCGAAGCCGGCCAGCGGCGAGGACGACGTCGAGTACGGGTAGATGCCGTGGTCCGGGTCGCGCAAGGCGCCGAGTTGTCCCTCGAGCAGGACGGACTCGCCGCGCCGAACCGCTTCGTAAAGCAGCTCGCTCGCGTCGCAGACGTAGGGCCTCAGCCGCTCCGCCTGCGCGAGCAGCGCGTCCGCCGCGTCGTCCGCGCGGAGCGGCTCGCGCCCGTAGAGATGGCGAAACAGCACGTTCTTCGACTCGAGCTGCCGCTCGATACGGCTCCGGAGCCGCGGCTCGTCGAAGAGATCGGCCGCCTGCACGCCGATCTTCGCGTACTTGTCCGCGTAGAACGGCGCGATGCCCCGCTTCGTGGAGCCGAAGCTCCCTTCGCCAAGCCGCCCCTCCTCCAGCTCGTCAAGCAACCGGTGCGCCGGCAGCACGAGCTGCGCTCGGTCCGACACGCGCAGCCGCGGCGCCGGGACGCCCCGCTCCTCCAGCATGCTAAGCTCCTGCAGCAGCACCTCGACGTCCAGCGCCGTCCCCGGCCCGATCACGTTCGTCGCGTTCGGATGAAATACGCCGGACGGCAGCAGACGCAGCGCGAACTTCCCATGCCGGTTCAGTATCGTATGACCCGCGTTGCTGCCGCCTTGAAACCGTACGACGTAAGACGCACCTTCCGCCAGTACGTCCGTCATCTTCCCCTTGCCTTCGTCACCCCAATTGGCGCCTACGATCGCCGTAACCGTCATTTCTTCCGCCTCCCGCTCTTGCGTCTTCCTACGGGGATGATTATAATCCCTGTTATAGCATTAGAAAAATTGATATATCTAATATCAGCCATAAACAGGGGTAATGTCAGTGGAAGTCAACTTAGAGTGGTACCGCGTATTTTACGAAGCGGCGAAGACAGGAAGTCTGACGGGCGCCGCGGAGCGGCTGCACATTACGCAGCCGGCGGTCAGCCATACGCTGAAGCAGCTCGAGGCGACGCTCGGCGCGGCGCTGTTCTTTCGCACGACGAAAGGCGTGCGGCTGACGGCGGAAGGCGAAGCGCTATTCGGGTACGTCCAACAAGCGCTCGGCATGGTGGAAGCCGGGGAGAGAACCGTCGCGGACATGCGTCAGCTGACGCGGGGAGAAGTGCATATCGGCGCCAGCGATACGCTGTGCAAGCATTACTTGCTGCCGTATTTGGAGAAATTTCACCGGGATTACCCGGAGATCCGCATTCACGTCACGAACCGGACGACGCCGGAGACGATCGCGCTTCTGAAGGAAGGCGCGATCGACTTCGGCATCGTGAATATGCCCGCGGCGGATCCGAAGGTCGACTTCCGCGGCAGCGCGCCGATTCAGGACATCCTCGTCGGCCGACCGGACGACGACGCGGTCGCGCAAGCTCCGCTGTCGTTGGAGCGGCTTGCGTCGTATCCGCTGCTGATGCTCGAGTCCGGCGGCAGCACGCGGCGGTTCCTCGACGACTTCGCGCTTCGGCGCGGGGTTCGCCTTCGGCCGGATTTCGAGCTCGGCAGCATCGACTTGCTCGCCCAATTCGCAAGCGGCGGCTTCGGGCTCGCCTTCGTTCCCAGGCAGTACGTCGAGGCGGAGCTCCGGGACGGACGGCTCGTCGAGATCGCGATCGACCCGCCGCTCCCCGAACGTCGCGTCGGCATCGCCACGCTCCGCGGAGTTCCGCCTTCGACCGCGGCGAAGCGATTGCTGGGGCTGCTCCCGTAACCCCTCGGGCGCTTCATTTGTCCAACTCCACGGCGGCTTAGTCCATGTACGCGCTTCCGCCGTTGTGATACCTTGACATAAGGTTCAATTCAATTCAGCGCCGAGAGGAGCGAATCGTATGGCAGAGCGAACGAAACCGACGAACGAACCGTTAGTGACGCATATCTACACGGCCGATCCGTCGGCTCACGTTTTCGAAGGAAAACTATACATCTATCCGTCCCACGATCTGGACTACGAAGCGGAGTCGAACGATAACGGCGACCAATACGCGATGGAGGACTATCATGTTCTCTCGATGGACGATCCCGCCTCGTCGAAGGCGGTCGACCACGGCGAAGCGCTTCACCTCCGGGACATCCCATGGGCCAAGAAGCAGCTGTGGGCGCCGGACGCCGCTTACAAGAACGGAACGTATTACTTGTTCTTCCCGGCGAAAGATCATGACGATATTTTCCGTCTCGGGGTCGCGACGAGCGCAAGCCCTGCCGGTCCGTTCGCGCCGCAGCCGAGCTACATTCCGGGCAGCTACAGCATCGACCCGGCCGTATGGATCGACGACGACGGAGCGGCGTACGTCTACTTCGGCGGCCTCTGGGGCGGGCAGCTGGAGAAGTGGCAGACGGGCGAGTTCCGGCCCGATGCGACGGGCCCGTCCGGGTCCGAGCCGGCGCTCGGACCGAGGGTCGCCCGCCTGACGGACGATATGCTCGCCTTCGAAGGGACGCCGAAGGAAATCTCGATCGTCGACGAGGACGGACGGCCGATCCAAGCCGGCGACGAGGATCGAAGATACTTCGAAGGGCCGTGGATGCACAAATATAACGGCAAGTATTATTTGTCTTATTCGACGGGCACGACCCATAAGCTCGTATACGCGGTCGGCGACGACCCGCAGGGCCCCTTCACGTTCAAGGGCACGATCCTCACGCCCGTCATCGGCTGGACGACGCATCATTCGATCGTCGAATATAAGGGCAAATGGTATTTGTTTTACCACGACTCGTCGCTCTCCGGCGGCGTCAACCACAAGCGCTGCGTGAAGTGCACCGAGCTGTTCTATAACGAGGACGGCACGATTCGGACGATCGAGCCGTACGAGTAAAGATACGCAGCCGACCCCGCCATGGGGTCGGCTGCGTATTTTCGTCTTATTTCGTTCTTGCAACGCCGGACCGCCCGGCCCCCAGGCGACCGAAGCCTCCGAGCTTCGCCGGCAAGAACAACGCCAGGAGTACCAAATACAACAACTGCATGACGACGTCCGCTCCCAACCCGGCAATGAGCGTCGCCGCCACCGCCCCGATCATGACGATTGTCAATACCGCCGCCGAGAAAGCCGCGATCTCGCGCTTCCAGAACCCGACGATCAGCGCCAACGCCGCGATCGTCTCTATCGCCCCTACGACGTACATAAAGCCCGCTCCCAGTCCCATCGTCTCCGTGAACATCGCCCGGATCTGCTCGGCGCTCGAGAACAGCTTGCTTGAACCCGCCATCAGAAAACCCGCGACCAACAACGCTTGAACAACGCCGATCGCCCGTTTCATCCTTTACTCGTCCCATTCCCGATCAATCGCGCGAGCGCTTCGTCCTTCGGGACGACCGTCCGCTCCCCGGTCGCTCGATCGACCCATTCGACGTTCCCCTCCGCCGCATGCTTG
Coding sequences within:
- a CDS encoding DUF3221 domain-containing protein, which produces MSAFRRTSVWILALSLLSAATIAGCRGTFEDRAVGPPPGIEGYVVKKQDDRMLVVAADRSAIWFSSAPRKAKVGQRVQVWYGESQESYPARAKADRATIVLSPKPSGADLSEADAVREALRAYESAAVPVVRQAEYDAALDQWSVTIGVEDAEKVERVKDAPE
- a CDS encoding adenylosuccinate synthase, with the protein product MTVTAIVGANWGDEGKGKMTDVLAEGASYVVRFQGGSNAGHTILNRHGKFALRLLPSGVFHPNATNVIGPGTALDVEVLLQELSMLEERGVPAPRLRVSDRAQLVLPAHRLLDELEEGRLGEGSFGSTKRGIAPFYADKYAKIGVQAADLFDEPRLRSRIERQLESKNVLFRHLYGREPLRADDAADALLAQAERLRPYVCDASELLYEAVRRGESVLLEGQLGALRDPDHGIYPYSTSSSPLAGFASVGAGLPAGSIANVLAVTKAYSSCVGAGPFATELSGSAAEELRRRGGDAGEYGAVTGRPRRVGWFDAVATRYGCRLQGATEVALTNLDVLGYLDRLPVCTAYRLEDGRVVGRFPTTGALEKAAPVLETLDGWLCDIADCRTFEALPPAARRYVEFVESSIGVPVSYVSVGPRREQLIRRR
- a CDS encoding LysR family transcriptional regulator gives rise to the protein MEVNLEWYRVFYEAAKTGSLTGAAERLHITQPAVSHTLKQLEATLGAALFFRTTKGVRLTAEGEALFGYVQQALGMVEAGERTVADMRQLTRGEVHIGASDTLCKHYLLPYLEKFHRDYPEIRIHVTNRTTPETIALLKEGAIDFGIVNMPAADPKVDFRGSAPIQDILVGRPDDDAVAQAPLSLERLASYPLLMLESGGSTRRFLDDFALRRGVRLRPDFELGSIDLLAQFASGGFGLAFVPRQYVEAELRDGRLVEIAIDPPLPERRVGIATLRGVPPSTAAKRLLGLLP
- a CDS encoding glycoside hydrolase family 43 protein; this translates as MAERTKPTNEPLVTHIYTADPSAHVFEGKLYIYPSHDLDYEAESNDNGDQYAMEDYHVLSMDDPASSKAVDHGEALHLRDIPWAKKQLWAPDAAYKNGTYYLFFPAKDHDDIFRLGVATSASPAGPFAPQPSYIPGSYSIDPAVWIDDDGAAYVYFGGLWGGQLEKWQTGEFRPDATGPSGSEPALGPRVARLTDDMLAFEGTPKEISIVDEDGRPIQAGDEDRRYFEGPWMHKYNGKYYLSYSTGTTHKLVYAVGDDPQGPFTFKGTILTPVIGWTTHHSIVEYKGKWYLFYHDSSLSGGVNHKRCVKCTELFYNEDGTIRTIEPYE
- a CDS encoding DoxX family protein — encoded protein: MKRAIGVVQALLVAGFLMAGSSKLFSSAEQIRAMFTETMGLGAGFMYVVGAIETIAALALIVGFWKREIAAFSAAVLTIVMIGAVAATLIAGLGADVVMQLLYLVLLALFLPAKLGGFGRLGAGRSGVARTK